The nucleotide window CGACACCACTGTTCTGCACGCCGAGGCGGCGGCGGAAATGGCCATGGCGTGAAGCGATTCTCAGCCCGGACTGGCGATTGGCCCGCTGCGTCTGTCTCTGCTCAGGTTTGCCCGGCCTTCCTGCGAAACTCCCCCTCGTCGATGATGTCGACGCCCAGTTGGCGAGCCTTCTCGATCTTTGAGCCCGGGTCCGCGCCGGCCACGACGAATGTGGTCTTCGAACTCACCGAGCCGGCCGCCTTGCCACCCAACGAGGCGATCAGGTCCTGGATCTCCTTACGGCTGTAGCTTTCCATCGTGCCGGTCACGACGATGGTCATGCCCGCGAACGGCTGAGGGTCGCGGACCAGCTTCTTCGGCTGAGTCATCTTGACACCGGCCGATCGCAGGCTTTCGATCGTGTCCCGACCGGATTTCGAGTGCAGGAAGCCGTAGATGCTGCCGGCCATCTCCGGGCCGATGCCCTCGATCTTCTGCAGGTCGTCCTCGGTGGCAGCCAGCAGCGTGTCCATGGAACCGAAGTGGTTGGCCAGCAAGGCGGCGGTGCTCACGCCGACCTGGGGGATGTTCAGTCCGGCCAGCAGCCGGGCGAGGGGGTGGGTCTTGCTCTTCTCGATGGCCTCCAGGAGATTCTCAGCGCTCTTGCGGCCCATGCGCTCCAGGCCGATCAACTCGTCCTTGCGGTCCTTGAGCGTGTACAGGTCGGCGAATCGATGCACCAGACCGCTGTCCACGAGTTGCTCGGCCAGAACCGTCCCGACGCCCTCGATGTCCATCTGGTCGCGGCCGCAGAAGTAGCGGAGCCGCTCCTTGATCTGGGCGGGACAGGCGGGGTTGCTGCAACGAAGGAAGACGCCGCCTTCGTTGCGAATGGTCGGCCCGTCGCATTCCGGGCACTTGCCCGGCGGCTTGATGGGCCTGGCATCGGCCGGTCGGGCCCTCACATCCACCTCGACGACCTGGGGGATGATTTCCCCGGCCTTCTCGACGTAGACCAGATCGCCGATCTTGACGCCGAGGCGCTCGATCTGGTCGAAGTTGTGCAGCGAGGCGCTCTTGACTGTCGTCCCGGCGAGTTGAACGGGGTCGAGGTTGGCGACGGGTGTAATTGTGCCCAACTTTCCGACCTGGAAACGGACGGACTGGAGCCTGGTTCGTACCCGTTCGGCGGCGAACTTGTAGGCGATGCACCAGCGCGGCGAACGGGTCGTCGAGCCCAGGGTGTCCCGCTGGTCCAATCGATCGACTTTGATCACGAGCCCATCGGTGGCATACTCCAGGTCGTGCCGCTTCTGGTCCCACTCGTGGACCATGGCGACGAGTTCCTCGATCGACGAGACCCGCCGCATGTACGGGCTGACTGGAATACCCCAGGTCTTGAACTGCTGGAACAGGTCAAAGTGGGTCTGAGCGGCCGGTGGTTCCACGCGTCCGAAACCGTGGGCGACAAAAGCGAGCTTGCGTTCACGAACGATCTTCGGGTCAAGCTGCTTGAGTGTGCCGGCGGTGGCGTTCCGCGGGTTGGCGAAGGGTTCCTCGCCGGCGGTCTCGCGGCGCGCGTTGTAGGCCTTGAACGCGTTGGTTGGCCAGTAAACCTCGCCGCGGACTTCGAGCAGTCTGGGCGGGCGGCCCAAGAGCGAGCCGGACTCGGTTCGCAGACGCAGTGGTATGGAGCGGATGGTGCGGACGTTCTGGGTAATGTCGTCGCCCGTACGGCCGTCGCCGCGCGTGGCCGCCTCGACCAGCCGGCCATCTTCGTACCGGAGGGCGACGGCCACGCCGTCCACCTTGGGATCGACCAGGTACTCGTAGCGATCACCGCCGAGGCCCTTGGCCACGCGGGTGTCGAACTCGCGCAGTTCGCCCTCGTTGTAGGTGTTATCCACGGAGAGCATCGGCACGGCGTGTGTAACCTGGGCAAAGCCTTCGAGGGGTTGTCCGCCAACCCGCTGCGTCGGCGAATCCGACGAAGCCAGTTGGGGATACCTGGCTTCGAGCGACTTCAATTCATCGAACAGTCGATCGTATTCGCGGTCGGAGATGGCCGGCCTGGCCAGCACGTAATAGGCATAGTCATGCCGGGCAATCTCGTCGCGCAGCCGGGCAACGCGTTGAGTAGCTTGGGAGAGGTCCATGATACCTGATCAGGGTACCAGAGCAGGACAGGGTTGAGAATAGGGGAAGGGTCTGCCTCGCGGGCCCGGAAGCTAACGGGGGAAAGCGGAGAATAGAAGACCCCCTGATTCTCAGGCGAGGCTGCCTGTCTGACGCAACCGGGACTGTAGACGACGTTCAACCGCCGGTCATCGCTTGCCGTTTCAGAGGCCTGTTGTCTCTCCTTTGTCGGCGTTTGGCGTTCCGACTTTCGGCTTTTCGTCCTCCAATTCCCCCGGCTGTACCTTGTTCAGGCGTCGCAGGGCCGCGTCGTAGACGAAGTCGTTGACTGCCTCGATCTGTCGCGAGCCGTCGTCGATCAGGCTCTTGTCGCGGAGGAGCGACCGAACCCGATCCCGCTGATCAGGCGGGTAAGCGGCGAACGCGCTCGTGGCTCCCACGCCGAACAGCGCCGGCATCTTGGTGCCTGGCTGAATGCGTCCCGGAGCCTGCATCCAGGCGATGCTCCAGTCGCGACGGAGACGGAACGGGGTGAGGTCCAGGTTTGGGGCTGTCGGCTTGACATTGGCCCCGGCCGCCGACGGATCGCCAAAAACGTGGCATTTGAGGCACTTCAGTTCGAAGAAGATGGTCTCACCGTCGGCCAGACGGTCCGGGGAGGATGTCGCCGAGACGGGTGACTCCGCGAACGGATAGCTCACGTTGTTGAGCCGGCCCAGGAAAACCGCGTCCGCAAGAACTTCGCCCAGGGCGGCCGCATGAACTGCGGGCGCAACCTGGCGCGGATCCAGCAGGTGGGCTGGCAGCCATCGGTTGCGGGCGGCGAAACGACGAAGCGGCTCGCTGATCCCGGTCGCTGTCTGACGGTCGAGCCAGCGCGATTCCTGACGACTGAGGCCGGCGAAATACGCGGCCAGCTGCGTGGCCTCTCCGTCGGACAGATAGAACTGCGGCATGCGGGCTCTGAGCCACGGCCTCATGGTCACGACTTGCCGGAGATAGCTTTGCGGCCACCCGGGCAGCACCTTGGCCCCTTCGCCGTGCAGCGTAGGCGGAGCGTTCTCCTCGTCGAACACCACGTTGGGGCCTTCGATCGCCTTGGAGTACTGGTCCAGCAATGCCCGATTGCCGTCGATGCGGTGACAACCGACGCAATTCAGCTCGCGAACCAAGTTACGGCCGTCGGCCACCCACCCGGCCGGCCGGTCGTCATAAGCGACCTTGAGAGACTCGCCCGCTCGCGAGGGCTTGCGTGACAAGAGCCACGTGACCAACGATTCCGCTTGCCGATCGACGAGGAAAAAGTTGGGCATGCGAAGCTTGTCATACGGTCCGCGGGTGCGATCGCGATCCCAGAGGCGCGGGTTACGCATCTTGTGCCAGGCGAAGGACTCGCGGGAGTATTCGACCCGCAGCTCCGGGTTGGACAGAAGGAGGCGAAGCAGACTCTCCCGATCCGGCGGATACAGGAGTCTGAATCGCTCACCGACCGGTCGGTCGCGGTTTACGATGGGATCGAGACGGCCAAAGTCGAGCCGGCTCAGCGGCACCTCGCCCCATTCGGTGAACTCTGGTCCGATCCGCGGTGTGTTCTCGAATCCCGGGATGCGATGGCAGCCGAAACAACCGTAGTGACCGATCAGGCGTTCACCCAAGGCAACCCATCGCTGATGCTCGAGATCAGCCCCCGAGCAAGGAGCTTGAGGATCGATCGAACCCCCCAGCCTGCGAAGCAACTCATCGCGGGTGGCCGCGAGCTGAGGAGCGTCCTCGGCACGGGCGTCAAACGGCTCGGAACCAGACCCTAAGTCAGCCGGCAAGGTAGCCAGATAGATCGAGATATCCAGGGCTTCATCGGCATCGACGTGGCTCTTCGTCTTGCGGCCCGTGCGCCGGTCGATCATCGGCTTCAGCCCGCGTGCGAGCCGCAAGATGGGCATGACCGTGTCGGGCGAATATCGGCGAGGATCGGTCAGCCAATCGTAGAGCCATTCGACCGCCGGACGATAGCCGGTGAACTTGGCTCGGAGTCCGGACAGTTCGGGGCCGCGTCGGGCAAGCACCGGCTCGCCAGCGGCGTGAGGCCGGAAGATCGCGTCCACTTCTGTCGCCAGACGAGCCGTCATGAACGCCGCCTGCCGGGTGACGTTCATGGCCTCGGCATCTCGGTAGACGCCATCCTCATCGGCGTCAGCGGGGCGAGTAGTGGCCAGCCGTTCCGCGACCCAGGTCACCCCCAGCGGGTCACCTGGGACACCGAGGTCGTTGTCCGGGCGGTGTTGGAATGCGGCATGACATGCCAGGCAACCGACCGCTCCGAACAGGCGGCGCCCCCGGTCCGCGGCGGCGGCCACCGCTTGACTCTGTTCGTCTTGAAGAGCGTTCCAGAGATCGTGGGGAAGGGGTTGACGCCGGGAAGCCTGGCCGGTGTCGAGCAGGTACTCAGCCATCGCCACCGCTTCAGCCCGGGTGCGAAGGACGGGATCGACATCTCCTCCGCTCCGACCCGAAAGGGCGTCGTTGTTCTCTTGCTGGAACGTGTGGGGCATGTTCGACGAGGGGCGCTGTTCGCGCGGCTGCCAGATCCACTGATGGAGCCATCCGCGAGACACCTTGTCACCGACGTGACTCAGGTCGATGGCGACCCTGCGGGCATCGGCCAGCCCCTCCACGAGATGACAGTTCACACAGCCCAGGGTGGTGAACAGGTACCGGCCTTCGTTGATCCGGACGGCCGCTGGCTCCCCGTCGCGGACGGCGATATCGGCCACCCTGGCGTGGCATTGGGCGCAGTTCGCCTCGGTATGCTCGGTCTTCAGTATCGGTCGTTCCCATCTCGCCGCTGCCGAGTCGAAGGTGTGCTCCGGAACGAGCCCCGCTCGGCGAACGTAGTACTTGCGCTCCCATTCGCGCCGCTGTACCTCGGATCGAGGCCGGTGGCCGGCCAACACGAAATCGGTCTCCTCGCCGTTCCCCTCATGACAGATCGTGCAACCCATTCGGGCCATCGGATGGGGAGAGTCGGCGACGGCGTAGAGATCCAGATCCGGGTGAGCGAGCAGCGGCTGGGCGACATCCACGGATGATCGGTGAGTCGAGTCCTGTTCCGCAAAGTGTCGATCTGCGACAGCGACATGGCAGGTCATGCAGCGGTCGGTTTGTTTTGCCCGAACGAAATGCAGGTTCTGGTAGACTTCGGGCAGGATGACCTGTCTGACCTCGCACTTGCCGGGCGTTCCCCGGGGAGCGAGGAAATCGAGGAACGGCGCGTTCAGAACACCGCCGCCATCCCGTTCCAGCCAAATGCGAGCCCGCAGGAAAGCATCTTCACGGTCCCTGGTGAGGCGCTTGACGCGACGTTGAGCCTCGGCCAGGTCAAACGCGGCCGCCGGATCAGAAGCTGGTCGCGTTTGGGCCAGCCTGACCGCCTGCTCTGCCTCGGAGAGGGCTTTCCGGACCTTGTCGCTCTGCGCAGCCTGGACGTCCGAGCGGGCCAGTGCCGCCTGGGTCGCGATGTGCTGTCGCTGCCATCCGCGCCAAGGTCGGTCATAGTCCACCTTGACCATCCAGATCAAACAAGCCAGCAGACTCACTGCCGCCAAGGCAAATACCCAGCTCACCCGGTGGCGGCTGTAGACAGGGTCGGGAGGAGCAAGCATGGCTCAAATGTAGCGGCAAAGGGGGCAACAGGGAATATGAACCGGGACCATGTACGGTGAGCCGTGGTCCGTTATAATCCGGGGCATGCAAGCCTTCATGAGTGGGAAGGGGCCGGCGTTTCGCGTTCCGAGGACTTAAGGCTATGACCCATGGCAAGCTGCTGATCAAGGGTGGGCGGATCATCGATCCGGCCAACAGGCGAGATGAGATCGGCGACGTGCTGCTGGAGGGCGGGAAGGTCGCCAGAGTGGGTGGCACAATGACCGAGGCGGCGGCCAGGACGATTGACGCCAGAGGGCTGATTGTCTGCCCGGGGCTAATCGACATCCACGTTCACTTCCGGGAACCCGGCGATGAGAATGCCGAGACCATTGCCAGCGGTAGCGCCGCGGCGGTGGCCGGCGGCTTCACCTCCGTCGCGTGCATGCCCAATACGACGCCCGCCATCGACGACGAGGCCGGGGTCGAGTTCGTTCGTCATCAAGCCAAGGTCGCCGGCCTGTGCAATGTCTACCCCATCGGGGCCGTCACCGAGGGTCGCCAGGGGGAGATGCTGGCCGAGATGGGCCAGATGGTGCGGGCCGGCGCGGTCGGATTCTCCGACGACGGCAAGGGCGTGGCCTCAACCAACGTCATGTTCCGAGCCCTGCAGTATGTCCTGATGTTCGACAAGCCGATCCTACAGCACTGCGAGGACCCGGACATGGCCCGGGGGGGCGTGATGAATGGCGGAGCGACGGCCACGCGACTCGGCCTTCCCGGGATCAACACCATCGCCGAGGAGCTGATGATTCAGCGAGACCTGACCCTGGTGTTTCAGACCAGGGCTCGATACCACGTCTGCCACGTCTCAACCGCCCGGTCTGTCGAACTGATCCGCGAAGCCAAGGCGGCCGGCTTGCCGGTCACGGCTGAAGTGTGCCCTCACCATCTGCTTCTGACCGAGGAGGCCTGCGCGACCTACAACACGAACACCAAGATGAATCCGCCGCTGCGAACGCGAGATGACGTCAAGGCCTGCCTGCAGGGTGTGGCCGACGGCACCATCGACTGCCTGGTCACCGATCACGCTCCGCATGGAACTCAGCAGAAGGAACTTGAGTTTCTGGATGCCCCGTTTGGGATTATCGGTCTGGAGTGCGCTCTGCCGCTGTATATCAAGGCCCTGGTCCACCCCGGCATCATCGACTGGCCCAAGCTGATCGACCGGCTCACCGCAGGTCCAGCCAAAGTGCTCTCTCTGGACAGGGGAACCCTGTCCGTCGGCGCCGAGGCGGATGTCACACTGATCGACCCAGGCGCGGATTGGACCATCGACGTCACCCGGTTCGAATCCAAGAGCCGCAACTGCCCGTTTCAGGGCTGGCAGGTCAGCGGACGGGCGGTGACTACCATCGTCAAGGGCGACATCAAGTTCCAACTACAGGCAGAAGGATGAGTTCAGCGGAGTGCCCCATCGGGACGACCCGCGCGCGGGCCCCGTCACGCTTCGGTCGCATCCTGCTCTTGATACTGTTGGGGGCAGAGGGCGACCTGATGGCATCATCGCCGGCACCGGTGGCACAGGGCGACGTCGCTGCCGACCGTCGGATCTGCGCGGTCGTGGTCAGCGCAGACACCTGTGACCGTCAGGAGTGGCGAGCGGTCGTGGATGCCCTGGTCGCCAAGCACCACGCCGAGGTCATCCGATACGAAACTGACGTGAACGAGGCGGTCTGGGCACTCTCCGCCTGGATGCCGGACCGCATCTGCTTCGTGGCTCGTCCGGAGGAAGCCGGCCGGGAATACGTGGTCCGGATTCATCGCTTGACACGACAACTCGACGCCGACCCCTACACCGATGCGATCTGGGGCATCGTCACGGGTTACGACGCGGGTGACGCCCTGCGAATCGCAAGACGGAGCGAGCCGCTGGTCATTCGGCGAGGTGCATCCGGGGCCGGTGTGGGACACATTGAATCGCTGCCAGACGGCTTCGCGTCCTCGGAGAGCAGCAAGAACGACTTCTGGATACTGACGGACGGCAAGACCACCCGATCAAGGGTCGAACCGGACGCAAGCAGAGCCCTTGCTGAGGGCTTCAACACCATGGCCCCGGAGATCTTCTTCACCAGTGGGCATGCCACCGAGCGAGACTGGGAGGTGGGCTACAACTTCAGGGGAGGTCGGTTCTTATGTGAGAAGGGCCGGCTCTATGCCCGTACCAGCAACGGGGAGCGGGTTGACATCCACAGCCCTAACGTCAAAGTCTACTTGCCGATGGGCAACTGCCTCATCGGGCGGATCCCGCAACCGGACTGTATGGCCACCGCCTGGATGCACTGCGGGGGCGTTCATCAGATGTTCGGCTATACCGTGGTCACCTGGTTTGGATTCGTCGGCTGGGGTACCGGCCAGTACTTCTCGGGAGGACGAAACAACCTGGCCGAGTCGTTCTTCTTCACGGAGCAGGCTCTCCTACACAAGCTCCATACCGAGTATCCTCGCTGGTCGAACACCGAACTCTATCGCTTCGAGCCCGACGCGATCAACGAGTTGTTCACCCGGCACGGGCTACTCAAGGAGGAAGGCGGGCGAATCGTGCCTGAGCAGACGGCCGCAGGCCTGCTCTGGGACCGCGACACGGTCGCCTTTTACGGAGACCCCGGCTGGGACGCGCGGATGTCGAGGTTGGAGCCTGCCTGGCAGCAGGCCTTCACCGAAGGCGATGGCCGCACGACCTTCAGAATCACGGCGACGCGTGAGGGGAGTTGGCCCGAGAAACCGGTAATCGCGTGGCTGCCATCGCGACTTGCCCACGTCAGGCTGACCGAGCCCCCCCATCCCAAAGCGGTCGTCACCGACAACTTCCTGCTGTTGCCGGAGTCCGGCGCGTTTGGGAAGGGCGATACCATCGAGGTCTCTTTCTCGGGCACGCCCATGGTACGCCCTGACCGGCAGTCTCTGGGCCAGC belongs to Phycisphaerae bacterium and includes:
- the ligA gene encoding NAD-dependent DNA ligase LigA, which translates into the protein MDLSQATQRVARLRDEIARHDYAYYVLARPAISDREYDRLFDELKSLEARYPQLASSDSPTQRVGGQPLEGFAQVTHAVPMLSVDNTYNEGELREFDTRVAKGLGGDRYEYLVDPKVDGVAVALRYEDGRLVEAATRGDGRTGDDITQNVRTIRSIPLRLRTESGSLLGRPPRLLEVRGEVYWPTNAFKAYNARRETAGEEPFANPRNATAGTLKQLDPKIVRERKLAFVAHGFGRVEPPAAQTHFDLFQQFKTWGIPVSPYMRRVSSIEELVAMVHEWDQKRHDLEYATDGLVIKVDRLDQRDTLGSTTRSPRWCIAYKFAAERVRTRLQSVRFQVGKLGTITPVANLDPVQLAGTTVKSASLHNFDQIERLGVKIGDLVYVEKAGEIIPQVVEVDVRARPADARPIKPPGKCPECDGPTIRNEGGVFLRCSNPACPAQIKERLRYFCGRDQMDIEGVGTVLAEQLVDSGLVHRFADLYTLKDRKDELIGLERMGRKSAENLLEAIEKSKTHPLARLLAGLNIPQVGVSTAALLANHFGSMDTLLAATEDDLQKIEGIGPEMAGSIYGFLHSKSGRDTIESLRSAGVKMTQPKKLVRDPQPFAGMTIVVTGTMESYSRKEIQDLIASLGGKAAGSVSSKTTFVVAGADPGSKIEKARQLGVDIIDEGEFRRKAGQT
- a CDS encoding dihydroorotase, with the protein product MTHGKLLIKGGRIIDPANRRDEIGDVLLEGGKVARVGGTMTEAAARTIDARGLIVCPGLIDIHVHFREPGDENAETIASGSAAAVAGGFTSVACMPNTTPAIDDEAGVEFVRHQAKVAGLCNVYPIGAVTEGRQGEMLAEMGQMVRAGAVGFSDDGKGVASTNVMFRALQYVLMFDKPILQHCEDPDMARGGVMNGGATATRLGLPGINTIAEELMIQRDLTLVFQTRARYHVCHVSTARSVELIREAKAAGLPVTAEVCPHHLLLTEEACATYNTNTKMNPPLRTRDDVKACLQGVADGTIDCLVTDHAPHGTQQKELEFLDAPFGIIGLECALPLYIKALVHPGIIDWPKLIDRLTAGPAKVLSLDRGTLSVGAEADVTLIDPGADWTIDVTRFESKSRNCPFQGWQVSGRAVTTIVKGDIKFQLQAEG
- a CDS encoding transglutaminase domain-containing protein, encoding MASSPAPVAQGDVAADRRICAVVVSADTCDRQEWRAVVDALVAKHHAEVIRYETDVNEAVWALSAWMPDRICFVARPEEAGREYVVRIHRLTRQLDADPYTDAIWGIVTGYDAGDALRIARRSEPLVIRRGASGAGVGHIESLPDGFASSESSKNDFWILTDGKTTRSRVEPDASRALAEGFNTMAPEIFFTSGHATERDWEVGYNFRGGRFLCEKGRLYARTSNGERVDIHSPNVKVYLPMGNCLIGRIPQPDCMATAWMHCGGVHQMFGYTVVTWFGFVGWGTGQYFSGGRNNLAESFFFTEQALLHKLHTEYPRWSNTELYRFEPDAINELFTRHGLLKEEGGRIVPEQTAAGLLWDRDTVAFYGDPGWDARMSRLEPAWQQAFTEGDGRTTFRITATREGSWPEKPVIAWLPSRLAHVRLTEPPHPKAVVTDNFLLLPESGAFGKGDTIEVSFSGTPMVRPDRQSLGQLQLAATQVRSLPGPSRSGVIAALGRAGNHRGALLAALRATQGDRREGMAFLLANMPDNDLRAIDPGVLKENVELAYEAREKAPWAHEVPAELFLNDILPYASLDESRDLWRKEFRDRFAGKAWEFKTIAEAVRFLNREVFRVYGIQYDAAKRPRPNTSPAGTIKAGCASCTGLSIMLVDVCRACGIPARIASIPAWKDGKGDATGRHAGNHTWVEVWAGRWHHVGGAEDTELDKGWFTEKTRGNAVDPRLWPHRIYASSFKRTGLSFPLVWSPETTWVPAVDVTEAYQKPEAASQPVGR